The genome window GTCAGCGTGTAATGGGGCAGTTAGTCATGGAGTTGCGCAATCCTGAAATTCATCAGCAAGGGGAAATTCAATTAATGTTCGCTGCGGAGCAATACCCCCGTTTAAGCGAAGACAAAGAAGCTTTAGCCTGGCATAGTCTCCAAACACAATTTCAGCAAGCTGGCTATCTTATTCAGGTCCAGCACCACCCTCTCGGGTTTTCGATACACTTAAGCTGGGCAGAGTTACCCCTAAATCCTCAATGAATATAAAAGAAGGCAGATATGAAAAATACATTTCGGAACACCACGATAACGCTATTTACCTTATGGGCCTTTCTCGCCGGCGCGGTGAGTGCAGCCTCATTGAACGAAATGGCAGAGCAAGGCGACAGTGATGCCCAAGTACTCTTAGGTTATCAGTATCTTTCTGGCACACCCGATAGCGAGCCGAATATGGAGAAAGCCAAATATTGGATGCAAAAAGCGGCAGAACAAGGGGATGCGGATGCCCAAGGGGTATTAGGCACCCTGTATTACAGTGAAAAAAATTATTCGGCGGCCAAACCGTGGCTCACACAGGCCTGTGTGCAGGATAATCAACAAGCCTGCCTCATTTTAGCTAAAATCCCCAAATTCTAATAAGGTAAACTCAGGATAACAATTCCTATCCACCAATCAAGTAGGACAAAATATTCTTCGAACCATTTTTAAAGAGGTAACTTTAATGGACGATATCGACCACATTCAACAACGCGATGATATTCTTCATCAGCTTGCTTTAATGAAAAGAAAACCCACTTTAGTTAGCACTAATGGGCAATGCTTATGGTGTCATGACGAACCTGTTTCGGGATTATCTTTAGCATTTTGTAGTACTGAGTGTGGAGAGGATTATGAGAAGTTTCAGAGAAACAAAAAAAGCAAGACAGGTCATATCAATCTAATAAAAAAGCCGCAATTTTAATGCTGCTCCAAAAAACATAACAGTAGACACTGGTTGTCGATTATATTTTTGATAAAAAACAAATCAAACACTTAAAATAAGCATTAAAGAGCAAAGATGATATTATAAATAGCAAAAAACATGGCAAACCAAAATAATAACAATCAAGCCTTGTATTTCAATTATCAGCATTTATATACAATAAAATCAGCCATCAGCTATGAAAGATTCAAAATCGAAAACAAAAATCAGAAAAAATGACATCTTTTTGGGCGTTGCATACAAGTTCTAATATCCTATAAATATCACGATGTTTGGTTTTCACAGCTCAATTAACCCTATGTACTCTTATAGATACTTTAAATATTAATCAAAACATGATATTTAGCTTAGGGAGTGTGCAATTAACTTCATAAGGAATTAAAATGTTTAAAAAAATCATTATCGGTATTGTATTATCAGGAATATCATTTACCCCCGCTTTAGCTGCAACAGATAGTTGCCAAGAACAGCTGAGTGATATCAAATTAAAGCTTGAAAATGCACAAAAAAGCGGAAATATAGCCGAGCAAAATAATCTGAAAATCGCTAGAGACAAAGTTAATACATATTGCACTGAGGAGCGACAAGCTAACAGGGCAATACAAGATTTAAAGAAAAAAGAACAAAAACTAAAAGAAAAAGAGTTAGATCTTGAAGAGGCTAAAAATGAATTAAAACAAGCGCAAGATGACTATAACCGTTTGAACAAGTAGGTTTTCAGCTATGTGTCAATCTGAGCGGCTCTGATTGACACATAGCTGTGTGCAAAACAACCAACAAACCCGCTTCAATTTAGCAAAAAAATAAACACTAATAAAGTAGACTCAGGATCCCCCCCTTCACTTTACTAATGAGCACACAAGAAATAAAATACATATACTCATGGGGAAAATAATCAATGATACGTCATTTTTTAATCCCTATCATCGCATAAGTAAAAGTGTCATCAAAACGGTGATATTGCCTATATAAACTCCATGAGATAAACTCATCAACGGTTTAAAAATTAATGCTAAATTCTCAACAAAAGGCTCCTAAATAATGACAAAAATGAAACTCACTCTCTTATCGATGCTATTACTCAGTATCACTGGATGCTCAACTTTAGAAAAAAACCGCCCCTCCCCTTCTCAAGACGCTCCTCAACAAGAGACTATCTCCAATTCAGAGGGAAAACTTTTACCTAACGGCGTTATCCCATCCAGTACAAATAGTTGTATTGATGATATGGCCTTACTCAAACAAACTCGCTATAACGAATATCAAGCCTTTTTGAAACAGTATGGTGAAATCATGAATGAATACCACTTTTTACGTAAAAATAGCGAAATCATGGACAAAGATACCAAAACTTACTTAAATGATATGCTGACAATGAAACGCGATACACTCTGTTCAAAAATAAAATTTAATACTTTCCAGTCCATTAAAGAAAAAATGGCCAGTTTAATGAGTATCTAAAAATGCTTTGGTCAAGTAAACACGACACACATTGTGTGTCGTGTTTACTTGATTCTATCCCACGATCCACCGCCGTTTTTAACGCGTAACATATTCATCTCAAGCAACAAATTAAATTATCCCTCAAAAATATTACTAACAAAATTAGAAACAAAAAAACAGACTCACCGCAACCCTATTCATAAAATACGCCATTTTTAATGAAGTAGCATTAATGGACGATATCGACCACATCCAACAACGCGATGATATTCGTCATCAGCTTTCTTTAATGAAAAGAAACCCCACTTTAGTCAGCCCTGATGGACAATACATATATGGTACCATGACGAATCTGTTTCGAGGATATCTTTAGCGTTTTGTAATACAGAATGTGGAGAAGATTATGAAAAATTACAGTGAAATTGAAAGGATCACATGAATAATAGATAGATAAAGGGTATTCAATGGAAAAAAACATCATCTGTTCGATAAAATAAGATATTATTAATACACTAATATTTTTATTTAACAAAGCTCAATAAAGATTATTGATTATCAAAATAAAAAAAAAGCCGCACCTTTAATACGGCAACAAAGGAACTCAACAAAAGAAATCACAAGAGAATTTCAGCTTCGAATTTTATTATTAATAAAACCACAAAGCAAACACCTAAAAATGGTATTTGGCAATAAAAAATACTCAATCGCAAAAAA of Providencia rettgeri contains these proteins:
- a CDS encoding Sel1 repeat yields the protein MKNTFRNTTITLFTLWAFLAGAVSAASLNEMAEQGDSDAQVLLGYQYLSGTPDSEPNMEKAKYWMQKAAEQGDADAQGVLGTLYYSEKNYSAAKPWLTQACVQDNQQACLILAKIPKF
- a CDS encoding Protein of uncharacterised function (DUF1090); its protein translation is MFKKIIIGIVLSGISFTPALAATDSCQEQLSDIKLKLENAQKSGNIAEQNNLKIARDKVNTYCTEERQANRAIQDLKKKEQKLKEKELDLEEAKNELKQAQDDYNRLNK